A part of Solibacillus sp. FSL H8-0538 genomic DNA contains:
- a CDS encoding S8 family peptidase: protein MRRTFVISILTVIMFIVGYQPSFAAADVERAVIVHFANEEGKQATINASTDIITSYDHLQMLAVTMNNSELVQLQKHPDIVTIETNDTVQLLEEAVSISPTFATTEANQWNITAVNSSVTWQEGLTGKGVKIAIIDSGIASHNDLSIAGGVSFISDDYDDEHGHGTHIAGIIGAQHNGFGAAGIAPNSEIYAVRVLDKEGVGDVAHVLQGIDWAIENGMDIINLSFGDTSDLGPLKEAIQTAYSKGILVVAASGNNGTSNVSENTVFYPALYDEVIAVAALDQNFSRSGWSATGPKNEFTAPGEGVYSTFLNDQFATKQGTSVAAPHVVGVLALLKEKYPYLSNDELRLGLQVYVRDLGATGRDELYGYGLVHYVTSSASSPQEAQLVTEALQSSSAVTVEQARTAVNNMKASTTKLELINELNSIHYKLLQHLRTAITEFEKRPSTTNYERVEALLSKMEETNLKAEAEKNLALIMEQLSESAVETVNTFEKNKTVVNYNRAAVELATLPKNEVKNKLAKQLEEALYIMVASNLEVVEAFEKAPTAKSYKVAQVAINNIPASELRTSLNVRLQQQVKTLLAIANSTVEAYENHKSSQVIQLR from the coding sequence ATGAGACGAACGTTTGTTATAAGTATTTTGACAGTCATCATGTTTATAGTTGGCTACCAACCTTCATTTGCTGCAGCAGATGTAGAACGTGCTGTTATCGTACATTTTGCGAATGAAGAGGGCAAACAAGCTACGATAAATGCAAGTACAGACATCATTACAAGCTACGATCATTTACAAATGCTTGCTGTCACAATGAATAATAGTGAATTAGTGCAGCTACAAAAGCATCCAGACATTGTAACAATTGAAACAAATGACACAGTCCAGTTGTTGGAAGAAGCAGTGAGCATTAGCCCGACATTTGCTACAACTGAGGCGAATCAATGGAATATAACAGCGGTTAATAGTTCGGTGACCTGGCAGGAAGGGTTGACTGGTAAAGGGGTTAAAATTGCTATTATTGATTCCGGTATTGCAAGTCATAATGACCTTTCTATTGCAGGTGGTGTGTCCTTTATTAGTGATGACTATGACGATGAACATGGTCATGGCACACACATAGCTGGCATTATCGGAGCACAGCATAATGGTTTTGGTGCGGCAGGAATTGCGCCTAATTCCGAAATTTATGCAGTGAGGGTGCTAGATAAAGAGGGTGTCGGCGATGTTGCACATGTGTTACAGGGCATTGACTGGGCGATCGAAAACGGCATGGATATCATTAATTTAAGTTTTGGTGATACTAGTGATCTCGGTCCGTTAAAAGAAGCGATTCAAACGGCTTACAGTAAAGGAATACTCGTTGTTGCCGCTAGCGGAAATAATGGGACTTCAAATGTGTCAGAGAACACTGTATTTTATCCTGCACTCTATGACGAAGTGATTGCGGTTGCTGCGCTTGATCAAAATTTTAGCCGCAGTGGCTGGAGTGCAACCGGACCGAAAAATGAATTTACTGCACCAGGCGAAGGCGTGTATAGTACGTTTTTAAATGACCAATTCGCGACGAAGCAAGGTACTTCTGTAGCAGCACCTCATGTTGTAGGAGTTTTAGCATTATTAAAAGAAAAGTATCCATATTTATCGAATGACGAGCTGCGACTAGGTTTGCAAGTATATGTTAGAGATTTAGGGGCGACAGGTCGCGATGAATTATACGGCTACGGTCTCGTGCATTATGTTACATCTAGCGCATCTAGCCCACAAGAGGCGCAATTAGTTACAGAGGCACTACAAAGTTCTTCCGCTGTTACCGTCGAACAAGCAAGAACAGCTGTAAATAATATGAAAGCAAGCACGACAAAGCTAGAGCTCATCAATGAGTTGAATTCCATTCATTATAAGCTCTTACAACATCTGCGAACAGCGATTACGGAATTTGAAAAAAGACCATCTACAACTAATTATGAACGTGTAGAAGCGCTACTTAGCAAAATGGAAGAGACAAACTTGAAAGCTGAAGCGGAGAAAAATCTAGCGCTCATTATGGAACAGCTAAGCGAGAGTGCCGTAGAAACGGTAAACACCTTTGAAAAAAATAAAACGGTTGTCAATTATAATCGTGCTGCCGTAGAGCTCGCTACTTTGCCAAAAAATGAAGTGAAAAACAAGTTGGCCAAGCAATTAGAGGAAGCGTTATACATAATGGTCGCTAGTAATCTGGAGGTTGTCGAGGCTTTTGAGAAAGCCCCAACTGCTAAAAGTTATAAGGTTGCCCAAGTAGCAATTAATAATATTCCGGCGTCGGAGCTTCGAACTTCATTGAATGTACGGCTACAACAGCAGGTAAAAACTTTGTTAGCAATAGCGAACTCAACTGTTGAGGCATACGAAAATCACAAAAGCTCGCAAGTTATTCAGTTGCGATAA